A genomic region of Pseudomonas sp. RSB 5.4 contains the following coding sequences:
- a CDS encoding sensor histidine kinase: MYASLKSITTWPPSRENARRFTLILCVSAAVGSLLTYGFAAPLSLGLLLLNIAATACVWVQYRLSRKSIKFQPQELADRLLEVQENERHRLSRELHDDIGQLLTAAKLQSEWLKRRLPQDLQEQCSTLCDTLEETLNKVRDVSAILNPRQLTSLGLEASLRAHLLKTLANTPVHWSLDCQQRLNGIPEEMAVAAFRITQEAVTNILRHAQASNLLIRVQRLPQGLTLLISDDGQGFAPAADPGREGQRGMAGMAERIEQLGGTLNVISEPGKGTQIEALFPWAPRALERASTNKVMR; the protein is encoded by the coding sequence ATGTACGCCAGCCTCAAGTCAATCACCACATGGCCACCCTCCCGGGAAAATGCACGCCGGTTCACTCTCATATTGTGTGTCAGCGCAGCCGTTGGCAGCTTGCTGACCTATGGTTTTGCGGCGCCACTCTCACTCGGTCTGCTGCTGTTGAACATCGCCGCCACCGCTTGTGTCTGGGTGCAATATCGGCTGTCACGCAAATCGATCAAGTTCCAGCCTCAGGAGCTCGCCGACCGCTTGCTGGAAGTCCAGGAAAACGAACGGCACCGGCTCAGCCGCGAACTGCACGACGATATCGGTCAGTTGCTGACGGCGGCCAAGCTGCAAAGCGAATGGCTGAAAAGACGTCTGCCGCAAGACCTGCAAGAGCAATGCTCGACACTCTGCGACACCCTTGAGGAAACCCTGAACAAGGTGCGCGACGTGTCGGCCATCCTCAATCCGCGCCAACTGACCAGCCTCGGGCTGGAGGCCAGTCTGCGTGCGCACTTGCTCAAGACTCTGGCCAACACGCCGGTGCACTGGAGCCTCGATTGCCAGCAGCGGCTCAACGGGATTCCCGAAGAAATGGCAGTCGCCGCCTTTCGCATCACCCAGGAAGCGGTCACCAACATTCTGCGTCACGCGCAGGCCAGCAACCTGTTGATCCGCGTGCAACGACTGCCGCAAGGCCTGACGCTGTTGATCAGCGACGATGGCCAAGGGTTTGCGCCTGCTGCGGATCCGGGGCGGGAAGGACAGCGCGGCATGGCCGGGATGGCCGAAAGGATCGAGCAGTTGGGCGGCACGCTGAACGTCATCAGCGAGCCGGGCAAAGGTACTCAAATCGAAGCACTATTCCCCTGGGCGCCCCGTGCACTCGAGCGGGCCAGTACGAATAAGGTTATGCGTTGA
- the moaB gene encoding molybdenum cofactor biosynthesis protein B yields MKAKADVPFAPLNIAVLTVSDTRTLETDTSGQVFVDRLTAAGHRLAERVLLKDDLYKIRAQVAHWIAEDVVQVVLITGGTGFTGRDSTPEAIACLLDKQVDGFGELFRQISVADIGTSTVQSRALAGLANGTLVCCLPGSTNAVRTGWDGILAEQLDSRHRPCNFVPHLKQAAPCESRG; encoded by the coding sequence ATGAAAGCCAAGGCCGATGTACCTTTTGCACCGCTGAACATTGCGGTGCTGACTGTCAGCGACACCCGAACCCTGGAAACCGACACATCAGGCCAGGTCTTCGTCGACCGTCTGACCGCTGCCGGCCACCGTCTGGCCGAGCGGGTCCTGCTCAAAGATGATCTGTACAAGATCCGCGCGCAAGTTGCCCACTGGATTGCCGAGGACGTGGTGCAGGTTGTGTTGATTACCGGCGGCACCGGTTTTACCGGGCGTGACAGCACGCCTGAAGCCATAGCTTGTCTGCTCGACAAGCAGGTTGACGGATTCGGCGAACTGTTCCGCCAGATCTCGGTGGCTGATATCGGTACGTCAACCGTGCAGTCGCGAGCACTGGCCGGTCTGGCCAATGGCACGCTGGTGTGCTGCCTGCCAGGTTCAACCAATGCGGTGCGTACCGGTTGGGACGGGATTCTCGCCGAACAGCTGGACTCTCGTCATCGCCCATGCAATTTCGTACCTCACCTGAAACAGGCGGCGCCTTGTGAATCCCGTGGGTAA
- the yegS gene encoding lipid kinase YegS, with amino-acid sequence MSERRALLILHGKQALNEAVRAAVEAKREQGWELAVRLTWEAGDAQRLVEEALAGGYRQIIAGGGDGTLRDIAEALAAHSHKASLVLLPLGTANDFSRAAGIPLEPAEALELLDVPPRDIDLGEVGGQIFLNMATGGFGSQVTANTSEDLKKVLGGAAYLFTGLSRFSELHAAYGELQGPDFHWRGELLALGIGNGRQAGGGHVLCPQALADDGLLDISILPAPQELVGTLKNLLSDGFGLDNMFVRARLPWVEIKVAEGLSINLDGEPLTGESLRFEARPGALRVHLPEHSPLLGSARSISRPG; translated from the coding sequence ATGAGTGAGCGCAGGGCGCTGTTGATTTTGCATGGCAAGCAGGCACTCAATGAGGCGGTGCGCGCCGCCGTCGAAGCAAAGCGCGAGCAGGGCTGGGAGTTGGCAGTGCGTCTGACTTGGGAGGCCGGTGACGCTCAGCGCCTGGTGGAGGAGGCGCTGGCAGGCGGCTATCGGCAGATCATCGCCGGGGGTGGTGATGGTACGTTGCGGGATATCGCTGAAGCCCTGGCGGCGCATTCGCACAAGGCCAGTCTGGTGCTGTTGCCGCTCGGGACGGCCAACGATTTTTCCCGCGCGGCGGGGATCCCGCTGGAGCCGGCCGAGGCACTTGAACTTCTCGATGTACCGCCGCGTGATATTGATCTGGGCGAAGTGGGCGGGCAGATTTTCCTCAATATGGCCACCGGCGGTTTCGGTAGCCAGGTGACGGCCAATACGTCCGAGGATCTGAAAAAAGTGTTGGGCGGGGCCGCCTATCTGTTCACCGGCTTATCGCGCTTCAGTGAGTTGCACGCGGCCTATGGCGAACTGCAGGGGCCAGACTTTCACTGGCGTGGCGAGCTACTCGCGCTGGGCATCGGCAACGGCCGCCAGGCGGGCGGTGGACACGTATTGTGCCCGCAGGCGCTGGCGGATGATGGCCTGTTGGACATCAGCATTCTGCCCGCTCCACAGGAGTTGGTGGGCACGCTGAAGAATCTGCTCAGCGATGGTTTCGGCCTCGATAACATGTTTGTGCGCGCCCGCTTGCCCTGGGTTGAAATCAAGGTCGCCGAGGGCTTGAGCATCAATCTTGACGGCGAGCCGCTGACAGGCGAAAGCCTGCGCTTCGAGGCCCGTCCGGGAGCATTGCGGGTGCACTTGCCCGAGCATTCGCCGCTGTTGGGCAGTGCCCGCTCGATCAGTCGTCCAGGCTGA
- a CDS encoding pyrimidine/purine nucleoside phosphorylase has protein sequence MFKVNEYFDGTVKSIAFGTAEGPATIGVMAPGEYEFGTAQREIMHVVSGALTVKLPDSSDWETFAAGSQFNVPANSKFQLKVAVDTAYLCEYRG, from the coding sequence ATGTTCAAAGTCAACGAGTACTTCGACGGCACCGTCAAGTCGATCGCTTTTGGCACCGCTGAAGGTCCGGCGACCATCGGCGTCATGGCCCCGGGCGAATACGAATTCGGCACCGCTCAGCGCGAAATCATGCACGTGGTCTCCGGCGCACTGACCGTCAAACTGCCGGACAGCAGCGACTGGGAAACCTTCGCTGCCGGCAGCCAATTCAACGTGCCGGCCAACAGCAAGTTCCAGCTGAAAGTCGCCGTTGACACCGCCTACCTGTGCGAATACCGCGGCTAG
- a CDS encoding exonuclease domain-containing protein, which produces MPHWLVIDLEATTDEGGWPVTEMEIIEIGATLVDRAGREQDHFQRFVKPTRRPLLTPFCRELTHITQANIDAAQPLSEVWPAFERWLGQHQTRLEGWASWGDYDRKQLLQEWQRLQLDSVLSRVQHMNLKQRFAKARRLERPLGLNGALQLAGMQFSGQQHRALEDARNTARLLPLVLPL; this is translated from the coding sequence ATGCCCCATTGGCTGGTCATTGATCTGGAAGCCACCACAGATGAAGGTGGCTGGCCGGTTACGGAAATGGAAATCATCGAAATCGGCGCGACGCTGGTCGATCGTGCCGGTCGCGAGCAGGATCACTTTCAGCGGTTCGTCAAACCGACCCGGCGGCCGTTGCTGACGCCGTTCTGTCGGGAACTTACGCACATCACCCAGGCCAACATCGACGCCGCGCAGCCGTTGAGCGAGGTCTGGCCGGCGTTCGAACGCTGGCTCGGGCAACACCAGACGCGCCTCGAGGGCTGGGCCAGTTGGGGCGATTACGACCGCAAGCAATTGCTCCAGGAGTGGCAACGCCTGCAACTCGACAGCGTACTGAGCCGGGTGCAGCACATGAACCTCAAACAGCGCTTTGCCAAGGCGCGGCGACTGGAACGACCGTTGGGCCTGAATGGCGCGCTGCAACTGGCCGGCATGCAGTTCAGCGGTCAACAGCATCGGGCCCTGGAAGATGCGCGCAACACCGCGCGGTTGCTGCCGCTGGTCTTGCCACTCTGA
- a CDS encoding YgdI/YgdR family lipoprotein, whose protein sequence is MTQRTLATFMLALGLATLAGCSSPTVITLNDGREIQAVDTPKYDEDSGFYEFKQLDGKETRINKDQVRTVKEL, encoded by the coding sequence ATGACTCAACGGACCCTCGCCACTTTCATGCTCGCACTGGGCCTGGCAACTCTCGCTGGTTGCTCGTCGCCAACAGTGATCACCTTGAATGACGGTCGCGAAATCCAGGCCGTCGACACCCCGAAATACGATGAAGATTCGGGCTTCTACGAGTTCAAACAACTCGACGGCAAAGAGACCCGCATCAACAAGGATCAGGTTCGTACCGTTAAAGAGCTGTAA
- the glp gene encoding gephyrin-like molybdotransferase Glp, whose amino-acid sequence MNPVGKPGKTGSLMPVEEALARLLEMADASPIVEREFLPLAEVEGRVLGNDLISTLDLPPWPNSAMDGYALNLADWTGEPLPVSQKVFAGQAPEPLKPGTCARIFTGAPVPAGADCVEMQENADVLTDGSVRFIETMSVGQNIRPQGQETTVGELILAAGTRLGPIEQGLAASLGCAGLNVVRKVRVAVLSTGDELVEPGQPLGPGQIYNSNRVVLCSWLQRLGCEVIDAGILPDDLATTRARLGDLRDVDLILSTGGVSVGEADFLGIALREEGELALWKLAIKPGKPLTFGHFRKVPVIGLPGNPASTLVTFALLARPYLLRRQGVQDSEPLKFTVPAGFVWPVAGNRREYLRGRLEQGRAVIYRNQSSGVLRSAAWADGLVEVLEGRTLVEGDEVGFIPLSDLLG is encoded by the coding sequence GTGAATCCCGTGGGTAAGCCGGGCAAGACTGGCAGTCTGATGCCTGTCGAGGAAGCGCTGGCCCGCCTGCTGGAAATGGCTGACGCTTCGCCGATTGTCGAGCGCGAGTTTCTGCCGTTGGCTGAAGTAGAGGGGCGGGTGCTGGGCAACGACCTGATTTCGACTCTGGATCTGCCGCCCTGGCCAAACAGCGCCATGGACGGTTATGCCCTGAATCTGGCGGACTGGACCGGCGAACCGCTGCCGGTCAGCCAGAAAGTATTCGCCGGGCAGGCGCCTGAGCCATTGAAGCCCGGTACCTGCGCGCGGATCTTCACCGGTGCGCCAGTGCCAGCCGGGGCCGATTGCGTGGAAATGCAGGAGAACGCCGATGTTCTGACCGACGGCAGCGTGCGCTTCATCGAAACCATGAGTGTCGGTCAGAACATTCGCCCGCAGGGGCAGGAAACCACTGTCGGTGAGTTGATCCTGGCGGCAGGTACCCGACTGGGACCGATCGAGCAAGGTCTGGCGGCGTCGCTGGGGTGTGCCGGCCTGAATGTTGTACGCAAGGTGCGAGTCGCGGTGCTGTCCACCGGCGACGAACTGGTCGAGCCGGGTCAGCCGTTGGGGCCGGGACAGATTTACAACAGTAATCGGGTGGTGTTGTGCAGCTGGTTGCAGCGCCTGGGTTGTGAGGTGATTGATGCCGGCATTCTTCCGGACGATCTGGCCACTACGCGGGCGCGTTTGGGCGACTTGCGGGATGTCGACCTGATTCTGTCGACCGGCGGCGTTTCGGTGGGCGAAGCGGATTTTCTTGGCATCGCGTTGAGGGAAGAGGGCGAGCTCGCGCTGTGGAAACTGGCAATCAAACCGGGCAAACCGCTGACCTTCGGGCATTTTCGCAAAGTGCCGGTCATCGGCCTGCCGGGTAACCCTGCTTCGACGCTGGTGACCTTTGCTCTGCTCGCGCGGCCCTATTTGCTGAGGCGTCAGGGCGTGCAGGATTCAGAACCTCTGAAGTTTACGGTGCCGGCAGGCTTCGTCTGGCCAGTGGCCGGCAATCGGCGCGAATACTTGCGCGGTCGACTCGAACAGGGGCGGGCAGTCATTTACCGCAATCAAAGTTCCGGTGTGCTGCGCAGTGCGGCCTGGGCGGATGGCCTGGTAGAAGTGCTGGAAGGCCGTACGCTGGTAGAAGGCGATGAGGTTGGGTTCATTCCATTGAGCGACCTGCTCGGCTGA
- a CDS encoding chemotaxis protein CheV, with protein sequence MAGILDTVDQRTQLVGENRLEILMFRLAGRQLFAINVFKVQEVLQLPKLTLMPQRHPFVCGVVNLRGQTLPVIDLSQAIGMRPLVPGPNSTIIVTEYNRSVQAFLVGGVDRIVNMNWEAILPPPTSAGRQHYLTAISKVDDQLVEIIDVEKVLAEIVPYNAKVSRDKLDDPVLERARGREVLLVDDSNVALSQLRDTLGQLGVKMHIASDGLKALNMLKAWADTGVNMTDKLLMVFTDAEMPEMDGYRLTTEIRNDPRLRGLYVVLHTSLSGSFNDSMVKKVGCDNFLSKFQPDKLVDVVRQRLMLDEVPA encoded by the coding sequence ATGGCCGGCATTCTCGACACGGTAGACCAACGCACGCAACTGGTGGGTGAGAATCGCCTGGAAATTCTCATGTTTCGACTGGCCGGACGCCAATTGTTCGCGATCAACGTGTTCAAGGTTCAGGAAGTTCTGCAATTGCCGAAGCTGACCCTGATGCCGCAGCGCCACCCGTTTGTCTGCGGCGTGGTCAACCTGCGCGGCCAGACGCTGCCGGTGATCGACCTGTCCCAGGCGATCGGCATGCGTCCGCTGGTGCCGGGCCCGAACAGCACCATCATCGTCACCGAGTACAACCGTTCGGTGCAGGCTTTCCTTGTCGGTGGCGTGGATCGCATCGTCAACATGAACTGGGAAGCCATTCTGCCGCCGCCGACCAGCGCCGGGCGCCAGCATTACCTGACCGCGATCAGCAAGGTTGACGATCAACTGGTGGAAATCATTGACGTCGAGAAAGTCCTCGCCGAGATCGTCCCGTACAACGCCAAGGTCTCGCGTGACAAGCTCGACGATCCGGTGCTGGAACGTGCCCGCGGCCGCGAAGTGCTGCTGGTGGACGACTCCAATGTGGCGCTGTCGCAACTGCGCGACACCCTTGGCCAGCTCGGGGTGAAGATGCACATCGCCAGCGATGGCCTGAAGGCGCTGAACATGCTCAAGGCCTGGGCCGATACCGGGGTGAACATGACCGACAAACTGCTGATGGTGTTCACCGACGCGGAAATGCCGGAAATGGACGGCTATCGCCTGACCACCGAGATCCGCAACGACCCGCGCCTGCGTGGCCTGTACGTGGTGCTGCACACCTCACTGTCCGGCAGTTTCAACGACTCGATGGTGAAGAAGGTCGGCTGCGACAACTTCCTCTCCAAGTTTCAGCCGGACAAACTGGTCGATGTGGTGCGTCAGCGCCTGATGCTCGATGAAGTGCCAGCCTGA
- a CDS encoding response regulator transcription factor, which translates to MTCNLLLVDDHSLIRAGVRALVLDIPGYAVVGEASDGSQLLEMVEQLVPDIVLLDISMKETGGLEALQRLKRVRPQSKVLILSMHTDPALIMQALESGAHGYLLKDTTATELEHALEALRNNERYLSPAIAHTVINQALTRTQKNQPEVADSHNLTARQLEILRLIVRGKSTREIANGLGLSIKTVETHRSQIMKRLQIYDVAGLVLFAVREQIISLDD; encoded by the coding sequence TTGACTTGTAACTTACTTCTGGTGGATGACCACTCGCTGATCAGGGCCGGCGTGCGTGCTCTGGTGCTCGACATTCCCGGTTACGCGGTCGTTGGCGAAGCCAGCGATGGCTCGCAGCTGCTCGAAATGGTCGAGCAACTGGTGCCCGATATCGTGTTGCTGGATATCTCGATGAAGGAAACCGGAGGCCTGGAAGCCCTGCAACGGCTCAAGCGCGTGCGGCCACAAAGCAAGGTACTGATCCTGTCGATGCATACCGATCCGGCGCTGATCATGCAGGCACTGGAATCCGGGGCGCACGGTTATCTGCTCAAGGACACGACGGCCACCGAGCTTGAACATGCCCTCGAAGCCCTGCGCAACAACGAACGCTACCTGAGCCCGGCGATCGCCCACACCGTGATCAACCAGGCGCTGACCCGCACGCAGAAAAACCAGCCGGAAGTGGCCGACTCGCACAACCTGACGGCACGCCAGCTGGAGATCCTGCGGTTGATCGTCCGCGGTAAATCCACCCGGGAAATCGCCAACGGTCTGGGGCTGAGCATCAAGACAGTCGAAACCCATCGTTCGCAGATCATGAAACGCCTGCAGATCTACGACGTGGCGGGCCTGGTACTGTTCGCGGTACGTGAGCAGATCATCAGCCTGGACGACTGA
- a CDS encoding MOSC domain-containing protein yields MLRLSALYRYPLKSGKPEILQSIGLDKLGLEGDRRWMLVDEASGRFLTQRAEAKMSQLSALWNAQGGLTLSAPDHTALDIPLPEDDAELRGVTIWRDTLRVPDAGDAAARWVSDFIGKPTRLVQVPLDRARMTQAGYGREDDQVAFADGFPLLLIGEASLQDLVQKVGRPLEMLRFRPNLVIEGSAAFAEDGWKRIRIGAVEFRVVKPCSRCILTTIDPQTGERSADREPLATLQKYRAQADGAMFGQNLVNDSNGRLEVGMPVEILE; encoded by the coding sequence ATGCTGCGTCTGAGTGCGCTTTATCGTTACCCGTTGAAATCCGGCAAGCCCGAGATTCTGCAATCGATTGGCCTGGATAAACTTGGCCTGGAAGGTGACCGACGCTGGATGCTGGTAGACGAGGCCAGCGGCCGCTTCCTGACCCAACGGGCCGAAGCGAAAATGAGCCAGCTGTCGGCGCTGTGGAATGCGCAGGGCGGTCTGACCCTCAGTGCGCCTGACCACACCGCGCTGGATATCCCGTTGCCCGAGGACGATGCCGAGCTGCGCGGCGTGACCATCTGGCGTGACACCCTGCGCGTGCCGGATGCCGGTGATGCAGCGGCCCGCTGGGTCAGCGATTTCATCGGCAAGCCAACCCGTCTGGTGCAGGTGCCACTTGATCGCGCGCGCATGACGCAGGCCGGTTACGGCCGCGAGGATGATCAGGTGGCATTTGCCGACGGTTTCCCGCTGTTGCTGATTGGTGAGGCGTCGTTGCAGGATTTGGTGCAAAAGGTCGGACGACCTCTGGAGATGTTGCGTTTCCGGCCCAATCTTGTGATCGAAGGCAGTGCGGCGTTCGCCGAAGATGGCTGGAAGCGCATTCGCATCGGCGCTGTCGAATTCCGGGTGGTCAAGCCGTGCTCGCGCTGCATCCTGACCACCATCGATCCGCAGACCGGGGAGCGCAGTGCCGATCGCGAACCGCTGGCGACCTTGCAGAAGTATCGCGCTCAGGCCGATGGCGCGATGTTCGGGCAGAATCTGGTCAACGACAGCAATGGTCGACTGGAAGTCGGTATGCCGGTGGAAATCCTCGAATAA
- the mobA gene encoding molybdenum cofactor guanylyltransferase MobA encodes MTSNTPLPPCSILLLAGGRGQRMGGQDKGLIEWQGQPLIAHLQRKVRPLTDDLIISCNRNRERYAAYADQLVSDEEGDFPGPLAGILAGLKAARLPHLLVLPCDVPRIDAALLQDMRETAGRFPEKPLMLRHDDHWEPLLCVIPVALLPVFETAWNTGERSPGRVMRNLGATALQCPDNDPRLANLNTPELLNAHNTVSD; translated from the coding sequence ATGACCTCGAATACGCCATTGCCACCTTGTTCCATTTTGCTCCTGGCAGGCGGACGCGGCCAGCGCATGGGTGGCCAGGACAAAGGGCTGATCGAGTGGCAGGGTCAGCCGCTGATTGCGCACTTGCAGCGCAAGGTCCGGCCGCTGACTGACGATCTGATCATCTCCTGCAATCGCAATCGTGAGCGTTATGCCGCGTACGCCGATCAATTGGTCAGCGATGAAGAGGGCGATTTTCCCGGTCCTCTGGCCGGTATCCTTGCCGGACTCAAAGCCGCCCGCCTGCCGCACTTGCTGGTGCTGCCCTGCGATGTGCCGCGAATCGACGCTGCACTGCTGCAGGACATGCGTGAAACCGCGGGCCGGTTTCCTGAGAAACCTTTAATGCTGCGTCACGATGACCATTGGGAACCGCTGCTGTGTGTGATTCCGGTCGCGCTGCTGCCCGTGTTCGAAACCGCCTGGAATACCGGCGAACGCAGCCCTGGCCGGGTCATGCGCAACCTCGGCGCGACGGCCCTGCAATGCCCCGACAATGACCCGCGACTGGCCAACCTGAACACCCCCGAACTGTTAAATGCGCATAACACTGTGTCAGACTGA
- a CDS encoding acetyl/propionyl/methylcrotonyl-CoA carboxylase subunit alpha, which translates to MPAIHKILIANRGEIACRIQRTAQALGYRTVAVFSDADANALHVQMADQAVNIGAAPVQQSYLNIAAILDAARRSGADAIHPGYGFLSENAGFARACAEAGLTFIGPSADAIELMGSKRLSKIAMLEAGVPCIAGYQGAAQDDATLLREAERIGYPLMIKASAGGGGRGMRLVHSSEELPAQLRTARSEALNGFGSDELILEQALIEPRHVEVQLFGDHHGNLIYLGERDCSVQRRHQKVIEEAPCPVMTRELRQAMGEAALKAGRAVNYVGAGTVEFLLDARGQFYFLEMNTRLQVEHPVTELITGQDLVAWQLAVAEGQPLPLTQAQITLNGHAMEVRLYAEDPTQSFLPQTGRVQAWEPAVTPGARIDHGLREGQWVSPFYDPMLGKLIAHGATREEARRKLLRAVQDSVLLGVQTNQRLLVSLLQHPQFISGEFSTAFIAQHFTDHPCLHAYAPGAEELAIAAVLFYQSGARAHRAPLKGWRNNAGVPLNFRLGVEERDWTLQLLADGAGRFTVNVMQRALALTVIDCDERAVTLEVDGLRQRHAYRVDGEELWLFTHPGSLRLEDRTHALISSQSSVSSGTLKAPMDGAIVDVLVSEGSTVSKGQLLVVLEAMKMEHPLKAGIDGVLKRVQVKVGDQVKNRQVLLQVE; encoded by the coding sequence ATGCCCGCCATCCACAAAATCCTGATCGCCAACCGCGGTGAAATCGCCTGCCGCATCCAGCGCACCGCCCAGGCCCTCGGCTATCGAACCGTTGCCGTATTCAGCGATGCCGACGCCAATGCCCTGCACGTGCAGATGGCCGATCAAGCGGTGAACATCGGCGCCGCACCGGTGCAACAGTCCTATCTGAACATCGCGGCGATCCTCGACGCCGCCCGCCGCAGCGGTGCCGACGCGATTCATCCCGGCTATGGCTTCCTCTCGGAAAACGCCGGGTTCGCCCGCGCCTGCGCAGAAGCCGGCCTGACCTTTATCGGCCCCAGCGCCGACGCCATCGAACTGATGGGCAGCAAGCGCCTGTCGAAAATCGCCATGCTCGAAGCCGGCGTACCGTGTATTGCCGGCTATCAAGGCGCCGCGCAGGACGACGCCACCTTGCTGCGCGAGGCCGAGCGCATTGGCTACCCGCTGATGATCAAGGCCAGCGCTGGCGGCGGTGGACGCGGGATGCGCCTGGTGCACAGCAGCGAGGAGTTGCCGGCGCAATTGCGCACCGCCCGCTCCGAGGCGCTGAACGGTTTCGGCAGTGATGAACTGATCCTCGAACAAGCGCTAATCGAACCACGGCACGTCGAGGTGCAACTGTTCGGCGACCACCACGGCAACCTGATTTACCTCGGCGAGCGCGATTGCTCGGTGCAGCGCCGCCATCAGAAAGTCATCGAGGAAGCACCCTGCCCGGTGATGACCCGCGAGTTGCGCCAGGCCATGGGCGAAGCGGCGCTCAAGGCTGGCCGAGCGGTGAATTACGTCGGTGCCGGCACCGTCGAGTTTCTGCTCGATGCCCGTGGGCAGTTCTACTTTCTGGAAATGAACACGCGTCTGCAGGTCGAGCATCCGGTGACCGAGTTGATCACCGGGCAGGATCTGGTCGCCTGGCAATTGGCCGTCGCCGAGGGGCAGCCGCTGCCGTTGACTCAGGCACAGATCACGCTGAACGGCCACGCCATGGAAGTGCGTCTGTATGCCGAAGATCCGACGCAGAGTTTCCTGCCGCAGACCGGTCGTGTCCAGGCTTGGGAACCGGCAGTCACTCCGGGTGCGCGGATCGATCACGGCTTGCGCGAAGGTCAGTGGGTCAGCCCGTTCTACGACCCGATGCTCGGCAAACTGATTGCCCACGGCGCCACCCGCGAAGAAGCGCGGCGCAAACTGTTGCGCGCGGTGCAGGACAGCGTGCTGCTCGGCGTGCAGACCAATCAGCGTTTGCTGGTCAGCCTGCTGCAACATCCGCAGTTCATCAGCGGCGAATTCAGTACCGCGTTCATTGCTCAGCACTTCACTGACCACCCTTGCCTGCACGCCTACGCCCCCGGTGCGGAGGAACTGGCCATCGCCGCCGTGCTGTTTTATCAGTCTGGCGCGCGGGCGCATCGTGCGCCACTCAAGGGCTGGCGCAACAATGCCGGCGTGCCGCTCAATTTCCGTCTCGGTGTGGAAGAACGGGACTGGACCTTGCAGCTGCTTGCGGACGGCGCTGGCCGATTCACCGTGAACGTGATGCAGCGCGCGCTGGCGCTGACCGTCATCGATTGCGACGAGCGCGCTGTGACGCTGGAAGTCGACGGCCTGCGCCAGCGTCACGCCTATCGGGTCGATGGTGAAGAACTCTGGCTGTTCACCCACCCCGGCAGCCTGCGCCTGGAGGATCGAACTCATGCGCTCATCAGCAGTCAGAGCAGCGTCAGCTCCGGCACACTCAAGGCGCCGATGGACGGTGCCATCGTCGACGTGCTGGTCAGCGAAGGCAGCACGGTCAGCAAGGGTCAGTTGCTGGTGGTGCTGGAGGCAATGAAAATGGAGCACCCGCTCAAGGCCGGCATCGACGGCGTGCTCAAGCGGGTGCAGGTCAAGGTCGGCGATCAGGTAAAAAATCGTCAGGTTCTGTTGCAGGTCGAGTGA